TTATTCTGTGAGCACACACATGAAACGCCACAAATATTTTATTTATCAATCAGTAAAAGCCACATCAGTAGACTGGTCTTTTTTTGCGTGATTGGCCGCAATTCTAAATTCTACACTCTCCGTTACAACGAAACTTCTCGGGAGGTTTCGCAATCCCAAACTTTTTCCGCACGCAGAAAAAAATACTGAGGCACTATCTCGGCTGCGGTATCGACAGCAAAGGAATGCATGATGTCACTGGCAACTATTCACACTCGGGCCACACTGGGGATTCAAGCACCCAATGTGACGGTAGAAGTCCATATCAGCAATGGGTTGCCCGCTCTCGTCTTGGTCGGCTTACCCGAAACAACGGTAAAAGAGGCACGTGATAGGGTTCGGAGCGCATTGATCAATAGCGGCTTCACCTTTCCCGCTAAACGGATTACCGTCAGTCTGGCACCGGCAGATTTACCGAAAGAAGGTGGGCGTTATGATCTCCCTATCGCATTAGCGATACTGGCCGCATCAGAACAGATTCCTGCGGATAAACTAACGCACTATGAGTTCTTGGGTGAACTCGCCCTTTCAGGTGCGCTAAGGCGTGTTAGCGGCGCAATTCCGGCAGCACTCGCCAGTCGTGATGATCAACGGCAATTAATTCTTCCGACAGCCAACAGCCATGAAGTGGGTTTGATCCCGCAAAGTAACAGTTGGGTTGCTGACCATTTATTGGCTGTGTGCGGTTTTTTGCAAGGCGAGAATACGCTTGCTCAGGGCCAATATTTAGCATCATCCCCCTCTTGGGATAACAATCTTGATCTGCAAGATATCATCGGCCAATCACAGGCTAAACGTGCGTTAGAAATTGCCGCAGCCGGAGGCCATAACTTATTACTGCTCGGGCCGCCGGGGACAGGTAAAACCATGCTGGCAAACCGGTTAACGGGGCTTCTGCCGCCCCTGACGGATCAAGAAGCATTGGAAGCTGCCGCTATCAATGGCCTAATGCACACCAACGAACTTCCGGCGCAATGGCGTTGCCGTGCTTTTCGAGCCCCTCATCATAGTGCCTCGATGGCCGCACTCATCGGTGGAGGTTCCATCCCCCGCCCCGGTGAAATATCGCTGGCCCATAATGGGGTTTTGTTTCTGGATGAATTGCCGGAGTTTGAGCGCCGTGTATTAGACTCACTCCGTGAGCCTTTGGAGTCAGGTGAAATTGTCATTTCCCGTGCGGCAGCCAAAGTTTGCTTCCCAGCAAAAGTACAACTCATCGCCGCGATGAACCCCAGCCCCAGTGGTCACTATCAGGGCATTCATAACCGGACATCGCCCCAGCAAGTTCTGCGTTATCTGGCAAAGCTGTCTGGTCCGTTTCTGGATCGGTTTGATTTATCGATAGAAGTTCCATTGCTTCCCTCAGGGATGCTTGGCGCACAAAAGAATCAAGGGGAAACGAGCGAAACGGTTAGGATGCGAGTATTGCAGGCAAGGCAAAAGCAGCTTGAAAGAGCCGGAAAGATTAATACTCAGTTGAGTAGCCAAGAAGTTGCCGAATATTGTTGTTTAGCACCTGAAAACGCTATTTTTCTTGAACAAGTTTTGCTGACATTGGGGTTATCAGTGCGTGCTTGGCACTCTATTTTGAAGGTGGCCCGAACGATTGCTGATCTTACTCAGGAAGATAACATCCAAAAGCATCATCTTTCTGAAGCACTAAGCTATCGTTGTATGGACCGGCTACTGTTGCAGTTGCATAAGAGTTTGATGTGACAAAGGACTAAAAATGAAAAAGGGAGCAAAAGCCCCCCATTTTTCAGTCGCTATACTCATACCCAAGTCAGTGATTCGGGTAAGTGAACGCAGCTAATCATCGCTATCAGTATAATCCTCCACCGCATCCATCTGCGGCTTACCGCCTGATAGCGTGTGGAAACGTTTAGGACGACGAGTCCGAGTCACATATTTTGACCAGACTTTTTCCTCTGCACTGACGGGTTCACGCTCACCGCGACAGACAGCGACAAACAGCTGTTCTTCTTCCGTTGCAGGCTGGCGTTTACCCAAGTCGAGTTCGTTGAAGGCGTAACCATGGCGCTCTAGCAATTGCGCCTCTTTAATGGTGAAATCGCCGTGACGCGAGAACCCGCGAGGATAATGTTTATTATCAAAAAAACGATTGGTCGTGATGAAGCTTTCCGCCATCTGACACGCTCCTAATTCTTTTATGGTCGTGCTGTTTATGGCGCGGAGTATTAGATACGCTTGACATCGTGTAAAACAAAACATTTAAATCTTAACGACAAAAATAATTGGAGATAGGTGTGGATACTGAATTACTGAAAACCTTTTTGGAGGTCAGTAGAACTCGCCACTTTGGTCGCGCAGCAGAATCTTTGTACTTAACACAGTCGGCGGTGAGTTTTCGTATTCGCCAATTGGAAAATCAATTAGGTGCAAATTTATTCACGCGCCACCGCAATAATATTCGTCTGACTCCGGCAGGTGAACGATTAGTTCCCTATGCCGAAACACTGATGAGTACTTGGCAATTGGCTAAAAAAGAGGTTGCTCACTCGCCGCAACATACCGAGTTATCCATCGGTGCCACCGCCTCACTCTGGGAAGCTTATCTTACCCCATGGTTGCAACAGCTATACAATCAGCGAGGCTCATTGCACCTTGAAGCGCGTATTGCTCTACGGCAATCGTTGGTAAAACAATTACACGAACGGCAATTGGATTTGTTGATGACGACCGAACCACCGAAGATGGATGAGTTAGCGAGTCAATTATTAGGGCATTTTTCATTGCGACTTTTTTCGGCAACACCCGTTGATTTACTACAAGATACTGACACCCAAAATGAGCATGAAAATGCAAATGAGGCGCCTTATATAAAACTTGAATGGGGGGCTGATTTCCATCAGCAAGAGAGTCGGATACTCGACAGTGAGCAGATACCGGTATTGATAACCACCTCGGCTCATCTCACTCGGCAACTATTAGAAACGACCAGTGGTTGTGCATTC
The window above is part of the Yersinia massiliensis genome. Proteins encoded here:
- a CDS encoding DUF413 domain-containing protein, coding for MAESFITTNRFFDNKHYPRGFSRHGDFTIKEAQLLERHGYAFNELDLGKRQPATEEEQLFVAVCRGEREPVSAEEKVWSKYVTRTRRPKRFHTLSGGKPQMDAVEDYTDSDD
- the hdfR gene encoding HTH-type transcriptional regulator HdfR — translated: MDTELLKTFLEVSRTRHFGRAAESLYLTQSAVSFRIRQLENQLGANLFTRHRNNIRLTPAGERLVPYAETLMSTWQLAKKEVAHSPQHTELSIGATASLWEAYLTPWLQQLYNQRGSLHLEARIALRQSLVKQLHERQLDLLMTTEPPKMDELASQLLGHFSLRLFSATPVDLLQDTDTQNEHENANEAPYIKLEWGADFHQQESRILDSEQIPVLITTSAHLTRQLLETTSGCAFLPEHWQKEYPQLIANADIPVIVRPLYAVWLQNSDQQPLIRQLLKTPINNATQSTTQD
- a CDS encoding YifB family Mg chelatase-like AAA ATPase yields the protein MSLATIHTRATLGIQAPNVTVEVHISNGLPALVLVGLPETTVKEARDRVRSALINSGFTFPAKRITVSLAPADLPKEGGRYDLPIALAILAASEQIPADKLTHYEFLGELALSGALRRVSGAIPAALASRDDQRQLILPTANSHEVGLIPQSNSWVADHLLAVCGFLQGENTLAQGQYLASSPSWDNNLDLQDIIGQSQAKRALEIAAAGGHNLLLLGPPGTGKTMLANRLTGLLPPLTDQEALEAAAINGLMHTNELPAQWRCRAFRAPHHSASMAALIGGGSIPRPGEISLAHNGVLFLDELPEFERRVLDSLREPLESGEIVISRAAAKVCFPAKVQLIAAMNPSPSGHYQGIHNRTSPQQVLRYLAKLSGPFLDRFDLSIEVPLLPSGMLGAQKNQGETSETVRMRVLQARQKQLERAGKINTQLSSQEVAEYCCLAPENAIFLEQVLLTLGLSVRAWHSILKVARTIADLTQEDNIQKHHLSEALSYRCMDRLLLQLHKSLM